A single region of the Streptomyces caelestis genome encodes:
- a CDS encoding ArsR/SmtB family transcription factor: protein MSATAHDVPVIKVLPEPEGLPEPLPEPAVEELRLETVLGALSDPLRLTIVRKLLLESEAFDHTCGWFGLDRPKSSLTHHFKALREAGITRQRQYGLERRSHVRVADLDARFPGLLELVAAWDPDTP, encoded by the coding sequence ATGTCCGCCACGGCTCACGACGTGCCGGTCATCAAGGTGTTGCCCGAGCCGGAAGGGCTGCCGGAACCGCTGCCCGAGCCGGCGGTCGAGGAGTTGCGCCTAGAGACAGTGCTGGGCGCGCTGAGCGATCCGCTGCGCCTGACGATCGTGCGCAAGCTCCTCCTGGAGTCGGAGGCGTTCGACCACACCTGTGGCTGGTTCGGCCTCGACCGCCCCAAGTCCTCCCTCACCCACCACTTCAAGGCGCTGCGCGAGGCCGGCATCACCCGCCAGCGCCAGTACGGCCTGGAACGCCGCAGCCACGTCCGCGTGGCTGACCTCGACGCCCGCTTTCCCGGCCTGCTGGAGCTGGTGGCGGCATGGGACCCGGACACGCCCTGA
- a CDS encoding MFS transporter — MPESQAAPRTPTSVVWLAAWPVTAVFVLSNAATPLYVLWQRDIGFSKGTLTVVFALYIVGLLGSLLVSGVVSDRLGRKPVLLPALALALAACAIFATATTVTALIVARLFTGIAVGAVVSAGMAAVTDVAGPERRRLAALLASCAMVFGAGLGPLLAGLLSETLPAPTVTVFAVEAVLLATAVLAVLRMPVRRPAVRGKGAWVRVPAVPRGNGVHLALGIAVFAPGITATSFVLSLGPSLLTELLGTTSRIVAGAMAFVMFLAATGFQFAVRTLPRRTVLTAGAISTTLGMAALIVAVHASSVALLVTSALLAGAGQGMGQLGGLSLLNSSVPPQRLAEANAALNVGGYLPAGLLPVSTGYLMDTVGLPTGATVFGGVLMGLAVVGALVVVAGHRRVPEPA, encoded by the coding sequence ATGCCGGAAAGTCAGGCCGCACCCCGTACCCCCACCTCGGTGGTGTGGCTGGCGGCGTGGCCGGTCACCGCCGTCTTCGTGCTGTCCAACGCGGCGACCCCGCTGTACGTGCTGTGGCAGCGCGACATCGGGTTCTCCAAGGGCACCCTGACCGTCGTCTTCGCGCTCTACATCGTCGGCCTGCTCGGCTCGCTGCTCGTCTCGGGCGTGGTCTCGGACCGGCTGGGACGCAAGCCCGTGCTGTTGCCCGCGCTCGCCCTGGCGCTCGCCGCCTGCGCGATCTTCGCGACGGCCACGACGGTGACAGCGCTGATCGTCGCCCGGCTGTTCACCGGCATCGCCGTCGGCGCCGTCGTCTCCGCGGGCATGGCCGCCGTGACGGACGTGGCGGGCCCGGAGCGCAGGCGGCTGGCCGCGCTGCTGGCGTCCTGCGCGATGGTCTTCGGGGCCGGCCTGGGCCCACTGCTCGCCGGCCTGCTCTCCGAGACGCTGCCGGCGCCCACGGTGACCGTCTTCGCCGTCGAGGCGGTGCTGCTGGCCACGGCCGTCCTCGCCGTGCTGCGCATGCCCGTACGCCGTCCCGCCGTACGCGGGAAGGGCGCCTGGGTGCGCGTGCCCGCCGTGCCCCGCGGCAACGGCGTCCATCTCGCCCTGGGCATCGCGGTGTTCGCCCCCGGCATCACCGCCACGTCCTTCGTGCTGTCGCTCGGCCCCAGCCTGCTGACCGAACTGCTCGGCACCACCAGCCGGATCGTCGCCGGAGCCATGGCGTTCGTGATGTTCCTCGCCGCCACAGGCTTCCAGTTCGCCGTGCGGACGCTGCCCCGGCGCACCGTCCTGACCGCCGGTGCGATCAGCACCACCCTCGGCATGGCCGCACTGATCGTCGCCGTGCACGCCTCGTCGGTCGCCCTGCTCGTCACCTCCGCCCTGCTCGCCGGAGCCGGCCAGGGCATGGGCCAGCTCGGCGGCCTCTCACTGCTCAACTCCAGCGTCCCGCCACAGCGCCTCGCCGAGGCCAACGCCGCGCTGAACGTGGGCGGTTACCTCCCGGCCGGCCTTCTGCCGGTGTCCACGGGCTACCTCATGGACACCGTGGGCCTGCCCACCGGGGCGACCGTCTTCGGCGGCGTCCTGATGGGCCTGGCGGTCGTCGGCGCACTGGTCGTCGTGGCGGGCCACCGCCGGGTTCCCGAACCCGCGTGA
- a CDS encoding DUF4232 domain-containing protein, protein MRIAQRSTTRVAASSLVAAAAFTLVGVQAAGQTASAATPQQAPVTASCTAANTELTVKDVPRPINTLLLTATNTGTKPCNLYGAPYLAAGAGAQAPVPWLDSSKPQAVVTLAPGESGYAGIGTSSPDGDEGYIAKTLGVHFANKQQNGSIGKGATLPLPNGGVYFNSANFVTYWQSDVYDALFG, encoded by the coding sequence ATGCGTATCGCACAGCGCTCCACCACCCGCGTGGCCGCCTCCTCCCTGGTCGCTGCCGCCGCTTTCACGCTCGTCGGTGTCCAGGCCGCGGGCCAGACGGCCTCCGCCGCCACCCCGCAGCAGGCACCCGTGACCGCCAGCTGCACCGCGGCGAACACGGAACTGACCGTCAAGGACGTCCCCCGGCCCATCAACACCCTGCTGCTCACGGCCACCAACACCGGCACCAAGCCCTGCAACCTCTACGGCGCGCCCTACCTGGCCGCCGGCGCCGGCGCCCAGGCCCCCGTCCCGTGGCTGGACTCCAGCAAGCCCCAGGCCGTGGTGACCCTGGCTCCCGGCGAGTCCGGGTACGCCGGCATCGGGACCTCCTCCCCTGACGGCGACGAGGGCTACATCGCCAAGACCCTGGGCGTGCACTTCGCGAACAAGCAGCAGAACGGCTCGATCGGCAAGGGCGCGACGCTGCCGCTGCCCAACGGCGGCGTGTACTTCAACAGCGCCAACTTCGTCACGTACTGGCAGAGCGACGTGTACGACGCGCTGTTCGGCTGA
- a CDS encoding transcriptional regulator translates to MGAAEETADFAALLRELKQRSGLSYEALAKRAHMSTSTLHRYCKGEGVPADYASVSRFARLCKATPEEAVELHRRWVVADAARERSRRAAADRAEEGTPAAAGQDRVPRPGSEPEGAPGAVAGPGADSESAVLPGSGAAVVAEPGVAASVPGAGSLPGSGAEAPPEAGGPTRRPVPRRSAFRKRRVVVAASTLAVVALTTAVLENIDTGGDPGGRRVPTVAGSTDLHAPHGSASPSASPSARPSRSPDSRTPSAKPPGSASASGSAGHGAAPAPDTVPDPVPDDDSVPLTVSARAHDWDAYCGTFYMVDRPPAQVPLPPPTVQDGPKWASDVGAVSAGKHRVSVTVQGTGDKAVVIESLHVRVVGSAAPLAWTAYEMGSGCGGGVEPREFGLDLDAAQPTVAPKGGQRGFPYKVSQSDPEVLYVTAHTGTRDVKWQLELQWSSGGRQGTIEITDGGKPFRTTSKTGRPHYVYVPGQGGGEWEASRP, encoded by the coding sequence GTGGGGGCGGCTGAGGAGACAGCTGATTTCGCTGCGCTTCTACGCGAGTTGAAGCAGCGTTCGGGGCTGAGCTACGAAGCTCTGGCCAAGCGCGCGCACATGAGCACGTCGACGCTGCACCGCTACTGCAAGGGGGAGGGGGTGCCGGCCGACTACGCGTCGGTCTCGCGTTTCGCGCGGCTGTGCAAGGCGACCCCGGAGGAAGCGGTCGAGCTGCACCGTCGATGGGTCGTGGCCGACGCGGCGCGGGAACGCTCCCGGCGGGCCGCGGCGGACAGGGCGGAGGAAGGGACTCCGGCCGCCGCGGGCCAGGACCGCGTGCCCCGACCCGGCTCCGAGCCGGAGGGGGCTCCCGGAGCCGTGGCGGGACCTGGGGCCGACTCCGAGTCGGCTGTCCTGCCGGGATCCGGGGCGGCTGTGGTGGCGGAGCCGGGGGTGGCCGCGTCCGTACCGGGGGCCGGGAGCCTGCCCGGATCCGGTGCGGAAGCACCACCGGAAGCGGGCGGGCCCACGCGGCGTCCGGTACCGCGCCGCTCAGCCTTCCGCAAGCGGCGGGTCGTGGTCGCCGCGAGCACCCTGGCCGTGGTCGCCCTGACGACGGCGGTCCTGGAGAACATCGACACCGGCGGGGACCCGGGCGGCCGGCGCGTGCCCACCGTGGCCGGGTCCACCGATCTCCACGCACCGCACGGATCGGCGTCCCCGTCCGCGTCCCCCTCGGCGCGGCCGAGCCGGTCTCCGGACTCCAGGACGCCGAGCGCGAAGCCGCCCGGGTCGGCGTCGGCGTCGGGGTCGGCCGGCCACGGTGCGGCCCCGGCCCCGGACACCGTCCCGGACCCCGTCCCGGACGATGACTCCGTGCCGCTGACGGTGAGCGCCCGTGCCCACGACTGGGATGCCTACTGCGGGACGTTCTACATGGTCGACCGGCCCCCCGCCCAGGTCCCCCTGCCACCGCCGACGGTGCAGGACGGCCCGAAATGGGCGAGCGATGTCGGTGCCGTATCCGCCGGGAAGCACCGTGTGTCGGTGACCGTCCAGGGCACCGGGGACAAGGCCGTGGTCATCGAGTCGCTGCACGTCCGTGTGGTCGGCTCGGCCGCGCCCTTGGCCTGGACCGCGTACGAGATGGGGTCGGGCTGCGGCGGAGGGGTGGAACCGAGGGAGTTCGGGTTGGACCTCGACGCGGCACAGCCCACAGTGGCACCGAAGGGCGGCCAGCGCGGCTTCCCCTACAAGGTCAGCCAGTCCGACCCCGAGGTGCTGTACGTCACCGCCCACACCGGCACCCGCGATGTGAAGTGGCAACTGGAGCTGCAGTGGAGCAGCGGCGGTCGCCAGGGGACGATAGAGATCACGGACGGCGGGAAGCCCTTCCGCACCACCTCCAAGACCGGCCGTCCGCATTATGTCTACGTGCCCGGCCAAGGCGGAGGCGAATGGGAAGCCTCCAGGCCGTGA
- a CDS encoding GNAT family N-acetyltransferase has protein sequence MNDLRLRPAAETDLSALVRLRDDAARWMLARGITGQWRPGELDEDHFRQVMTHGEVWLAEAGGRVAGAWELWWEDEAAWGPQPPVAGYVHRLMVDRNTTAPGTGRLLLEAAERRVAEAGRTRVRLDCLAGNAQLNAYYQAAGYRVVGHKEGKPQPGGAPKSFTLLEKELPRPTAPRTAGHTG, from the coding sequence GTGAATGATCTACGCCTCCGCCCGGCCGCCGAGACCGACCTCTCCGCCCTCGTCCGCCTCCGCGACGACGCGGCCCGCTGGATGCTGGCCCGCGGCATCACCGGGCAATGGCGGCCGGGGGAACTGGACGAAGACCACTTCCGCCAGGTCATGACACACGGCGAGGTCTGGCTCGCGGAGGCCGGCGGGCGCGTCGCCGGAGCCTGGGAGCTGTGGTGGGAGGACGAGGCCGCTTGGGGGCCTCAGCCGCCCGTGGCCGGGTACGTGCACCGGCTCATGGTGGACCGGAACACCACCGCGCCGGGCACCGGGCGGTTGCTGCTGGAGGCCGCGGAACGCCGGGTGGCCGAGGCCGGACGGACCCGCGTCCGCCTGGACTGCCTGGCGGGCAACGCACAGCTCAACGCCTATTACCAGGCCGCCGGTTACCGTGTGGTGGGCCACAAGGAGGGCAAGCCGCAGCCGGGCGGTGCGCCCAAGTCCTTCACGCTGCTGGAGAAGGAACTCCCGCGCCCCACAGCCCCGAGGACCGCCGGCCACACCGGTTAG
- a CDS encoding LysR family transcriptional regulator: MELLHLRYFVAVAQELNFSTAARKLHMAASPLSRRIKDLENELGHRLFDRDTHHVRLTPAGSALLPIARGVLEQVDSIQWRLDETTRPRRTTLLLGVPSGIHPDLRERMDALAERVGDRFEIKRWPGGTERLVDAVCDGRLALTLARLPVGGDPALEQLPVMSERLGAVVPRDRFPGRESIALAELSGLAYAGSPTAVTNAYFRGLDQQLAELGIKKRVEIGSATFDGVSEIVSSGLAFSISMLDQRSPVQNYRLDNVAVLPFSDFHPQLETGLLWRKDRAHGGDLEEVVAAAHEIFAEPLRA; the protein is encoded by the coding sequence GTGGAGCTCCTGCACCTGCGCTATTTCGTCGCCGTCGCCCAAGAACTGAACTTCTCCACCGCTGCCCGCAAACTGCACATGGCGGCGTCCCCGCTGAGCCGGCGCATCAAGGATCTCGAGAACGAGCTCGGACACCGGTTGTTCGACCGCGACACCCACCATGTGCGGCTCACCCCGGCGGGCAGCGCGCTGCTGCCGATCGCCCGCGGTGTGCTGGAGCAGGTCGACTCCATCCAGTGGCGGCTGGACGAGACGACCCGGCCGCGGCGGACCACCCTGCTGCTCGGCGTCCCCAGCGGTATCCATCCGGACCTGCGGGAACGGATGGACGCCCTCGCCGAGCGGGTCGGCGACCGGTTCGAGATCAAACGCTGGCCGGGCGGCACCGAGCGGCTGGTCGACGCGGTGTGCGACGGCAGACTGGCGCTCACCCTGGCCCGGCTCCCGGTCGGCGGCGACCCGGCCCTGGAGCAGCTGCCGGTGATGTCGGAGCGGCTCGGCGCGGTCGTGCCCAGGGACCGGTTCCCGGGGCGGGAGTCGATCGCCCTGGCCGAACTGTCCGGACTCGCCTACGCGGGCTCGCCCACGGCCGTGACCAACGCGTATTTCCGCGGCCTCGACCAGCAGCTGGCCGAGCTCGGCATCAAGAAACGGGTCGAAATCGGCAGCGCTACTTTCGACGGTGTTTCCGAGATAGTCTCCAGTGGCCTGGCATTCTCCATTTCCATGCTGGATCAGCGAAGCCCTGTTCAGAATTACCGTCTCGATAATGTGGCCGTTCTTCCCTTCTCGGATTTTCATCCCCAGCTGGAGACCGGGCTGCTGTGGCGCAAGGACCGGGCGCACGGCGGTGACCTGGAGGAAGTCGTCGCCGCCGCTCACGAGATCTTTGCCGAGCCGCTCCGCGCCTGA
- a CDS encoding CaiB/BaiF CoA transferase family protein, with product MTDIKDTVAGPLEGVRVIDLSTVVMGPYAAQILGDLGADVIKIESPADTVRVGHYRTTPGMTPLNLNVNRNKRSVALNLKEETDRERALRLIDTADVLITNMRPGALHRLGLSYDDIAARNPGLVYAHAQGFRSDSDRAGNAAYDETVQAASGLVDIADRALGEPVYLPTIIGDKVSSLTIAYSVLAALLHRNRTGQGQLVEIPMTDTLIAFNLVEHLAGHTHVPETGPTGFALSMLKGHKAVRTKDGLACVMPYNPQNYRDFLTAAGRPDLAEDPRVNGDAIDSADHEDLAALLEACAPALTTEEWAEVCAKHSIPMAPVLELDRAHDDPYVRDGHLLDTVEHPSEGTVRTIGIPLRFSATPGSIRRLAPVAGQDTEDVLAELDAAAR from the coding sequence ATGACGGACATCAAGGACACCGTCGCCGGCCCCCTGGAGGGCGTCCGCGTGATCGACCTCTCGACCGTGGTGATGGGCCCCTACGCGGCACAGATCCTCGGCGACCTGGGCGCCGACGTGATCAAGATCGAGTCGCCCGCCGACACCGTGCGCGTGGGCCACTACCGCACCACGCCGGGCATGACCCCGCTGAACCTCAACGTCAACCGCAACAAGCGCAGCGTGGCCCTCAACCTCAAGGAGGAGACGGACCGGGAGCGGGCGCTGCGGCTGATCGACACCGCGGACGTGCTGATCACCAACATGCGGCCGGGCGCGCTGCACCGCCTCGGCCTGTCCTACGACGACATCGCCGCCCGCAACCCCGGGCTCGTCTACGCGCACGCCCAGGGCTTCCGCAGCGACTCGGACCGGGCCGGCAACGCCGCCTACGACGAGACCGTGCAGGCCGCGTCCGGCCTGGTCGACATCGCCGACCGGGCGCTGGGCGAGCCCGTCTACCTGCCGACCATCATCGGCGACAAGGTCTCCTCACTGACCATCGCCTACAGTGTGCTCGCCGCCCTGCTGCACCGGAACAGGACCGGGCAGGGCCAGCTCGTCGAGATCCCGATGACGGACACCCTGATCGCGTTCAACCTCGTCGAGCACCTGGCGGGACACACCCACGTGCCCGAGACGGGCCCCACCGGCTTCGCCCTGTCGATGCTGAAGGGCCACAAGGCGGTGCGCACCAAGGACGGCCTGGCCTGCGTCATGCCGTACAACCCGCAGAACTACCGGGACTTCCTCACCGCCGCCGGGCGCCCGGACCTCGCCGAGGACCCGCGAGTGAACGGGGACGCCATCGACAGCGCCGACCACGAGGACCTGGCCGCGCTCCTGGAGGCCTGCGCCCCGGCGCTGACCACCGAGGAGTGGGCGGAGGTGTGCGCGAAGCACAGCATCCCGATGGCCCCCGTGCTGGAACTGGACCGCGCCCACGACGACCCCTACGTCCGCGACGGCCACCTCCTCGACACCGTCGAGCACCCGAGCGAGGGCACCGTCCGCACCATCGGCATCCCGCTGCGCTTCTCCGCCACGCCCGGCTCGATCCGCCGTCTGGCGCCGGTCGCCGGCCAGGACACCGAGGACGTCCTCGCCGAGCTCGACGCCGCCGCCCGCTGA
- a CDS encoding crotonase/enoyl-CoA hydratase family protein, with translation MSTPTTPVRTERIGSTLLITLDRPEARNAVNAAVATGLTAALDELEADPELRAGVLTGEGGTFSAGMDLKAALRGESPEVEGRGFGGLTEAELAKPLIAAVEGYAMGGGFELALACDLIVAAEDARFGLPEVKRGLIAAGGGVIRLPKRIPHHLAMELLLTGEPVDGRRAGDLGLAGRVTATGQAVAEALHLAERLAENAPLALAAVKRVVRAADGAPDADAFAFQRGEMKTLMASADVREGMTAFAERRPARWTGR, from the coding sequence ATGAGCACACCCACCACTCCCGTACGCACCGAACGGATCGGCTCCACCCTGCTGATCACCCTCGACCGCCCCGAGGCCCGCAACGCCGTCAACGCCGCGGTCGCCACCGGCCTGACCGCCGCACTGGACGAACTGGAGGCCGACCCCGAGCTGCGGGCCGGCGTCCTGACCGGCGAGGGCGGCACGTTCAGCGCCGGCATGGACCTCAAGGCCGCGCTGCGCGGCGAGTCGCCCGAGGTCGAAGGCCGCGGCTTCGGCGGACTGACCGAGGCCGAACTTGCCAAGCCCCTGATCGCCGCCGTGGAGGGCTACGCCATGGGCGGCGGCTTCGAACTGGCCCTGGCCTGCGACCTGATCGTCGCGGCCGAGGACGCCCGGTTCGGCCTGCCCGAGGTCAAGCGCGGGCTGATCGCCGCGGGCGGCGGCGTGATCCGGCTGCCCAAGCGCATCCCGCACCACCTGGCCATGGAACTCCTGCTGACCGGCGAGCCCGTCGACGGCCGCCGCGCCGGCGACCTGGGCCTGGCGGGCCGGGTCACCGCCACCGGACAGGCCGTCGCCGAGGCGCTCCACCTGGCCGAACGGCTCGCGGAGAACGCCCCGCTCGCGCTGGCGGCCGTCAAGCGCGTCGTCCGCGCCGCCGACGGCGCTCCCGACGCCGACGCCTTCGCCTTCCAGCGCGGGGAGATGAAGACCCTGATGGCCTCGGCGGACGTACGCGAGGGCATGACCGCCTTCGCCGAGCGCCGCCCCGCGCGGTGGACGGGACGGTGA
- a CDS encoding acetoacetate decarboxylase produces the protein MQTEDVRRHLTTPLTSPAYAPTIPRFTDREYLNVVYRTDPDALRAVVPEPLRIGEPLVRFEVMKMGDVSGYGPYTEAGQAIPVSFEGEQGEYLHAMYLDNFPATASGREVSAYPKVLGSPALTVDSGALVGTLDHGSLRVATATMGYKHHELDRREARAQITVPTFMLKTIPGYDGSPRVQELVRTRITDVTVKEAWTGPARLQLFQHVLAPLADLPVLEVVSASHILTDLTLSGAEPVHDYLKGAAS, from the coding sequence ATGCAGACCGAGGACGTACGGCGGCACCTGACCACCCCGCTCACCAGCCCGGCGTACGCGCCGACGATCCCGCGGTTCACCGACCGGGAGTACCTCAACGTCGTCTACCGCACCGACCCCGACGCGCTGCGGGCCGTCGTCCCCGAACCGCTGCGGATCGGTGAACCCCTGGTCCGGTTCGAGGTCATGAAGATGGGCGACGTCAGCGGATACGGCCCCTACACGGAGGCCGGACAGGCCATCCCCGTCAGCTTCGAGGGCGAGCAGGGCGAGTACCTGCACGCGATGTACCTCGACAACTTCCCGGCGACCGCCTCCGGCCGCGAGGTCTCCGCCTACCCGAAGGTGCTCGGCTCCCCGGCGCTCACCGTCGACTCCGGCGCGCTCGTCGGCACCCTCGACCACGGCAGCCTGCGGGTCGCCACCGCGACCATGGGCTACAAGCACCACGAGCTGGACCGGCGGGAGGCCCGGGCACAGATCACCGTGCCGACCTTCATGCTCAAGACGATTCCCGGCTACGACGGTTCACCGCGGGTGCAGGAACTCGTCCGCACGCGCATCACCGACGTCACCGTCAAGGAGGCGTGGACCGGCCCGGCCCGGCTCCAGCTGTTCCAGCACGTGCTCGCCCCGCTGGCCGACCTGCCGGTGCTGGAGGTCGTCTCCGCGAGCCACATCCTCACCGACCTGACGCTGTCCGGCGCCGAGCCGGTCCACGACTACCTGAAGGGAGCCGCGTCATGA
- a CDS encoding 3-hydroxyacyl-CoA dehydrogenase NAD-binding domain-containing protein — protein sequence MTRTFRTAAVIGAGTIGLSWTALFAAHGLTVRVSDPRPDLAEAVDEALARSAPHLAARGLDVTDLAGRVHIAAGVTDAVRDADVVQENGPERIEFKQDLFATLAREAPGHALLLSSSSAIPSTEFTKELADDAAARVLIGHPFNPPHLVPLVEVVPGERTGEEAVKAAVDFYTSVGRTPVVERKEIPGFVGNRLQNALSREAVYLVEQGVVTPEELDTVMTNSLGLRWATVGPFLGSHLGGGPGGYRHMAEHIGASMKRMWADLGTPSQNDEQQERLIAAVEQAYGSATYPELTETRDRRQLAVLSALDSTDKEEN from the coding sequence ATGACCCGCACCTTCCGTACGGCCGCGGTGATCGGCGCCGGGACCATCGGACTGTCCTGGACGGCGCTGTTCGCCGCGCACGGCCTGACGGTCCGGGTGAGCGACCCGCGACCGGACCTCGCCGAGGCCGTGGACGAGGCCCTGGCGCGGTCCGCCCCGCACCTGGCCGCCCGCGGCCTGGACGTGACGGACCTCGCCGGCCGGGTGCACATCGCCGCCGGCGTCACCGACGCGGTCCGGGACGCGGACGTCGTACAGGAGAACGGACCCGAGCGGATCGAGTTCAAGCAGGACCTGTTCGCCACCCTGGCCCGGGAAGCACCCGGCCACGCGCTGCTGCTCAGCTCCTCGTCGGCCATCCCGTCGACCGAGTTCACCAAGGAGCTGGCGGACGACGCCGCCGCCCGCGTGCTGATCGGCCACCCCTTCAACCCGCCGCACCTGGTCCCGCTCGTCGAGGTCGTGCCCGGGGAGCGCACCGGCGAGGAAGCCGTGAAGGCCGCGGTGGACTTCTACACCTCGGTCGGCCGCACCCCGGTCGTCGAGCGCAAGGAGATCCCCGGCTTCGTCGGGAACCGGCTGCAGAACGCGCTCAGCCGCGAGGCCGTGTACCTCGTCGAGCAGGGCGTGGTGACGCCCGAGGAGCTCGACACGGTGATGACCAACTCGCTGGGGCTGCGCTGGGCCACGGTCGGGCCGTTCCTCGGCTCGCACCTGGGCGGCGGACCCGGCGGCTACCGGCACATGGCCGAGCACATCGGCGCCTCGATGAAGCGGATGTGGGCGGACCTCGGCACCCCGTCACAGAACGACGAACAACAAGAAAGGCTCATCGCAGCCGTGGAACAGGCCTACGGCTCCGCCACGTACCCGGAACTCACCGAGACGCGTGACCGCAGGCAACTCGCCGTCCTGTCCGCCCTGGACAGCACGGACAAGGAGGAGAACTGA
- a CDS encoding acyl-CoA dehydrogenase family protein produces MTTTIEPLEDQLTADFYAYEALLPDEERKILLKARALMRDEIKPLVNDNWAKGEFPRELITLFRESGLAGLSYEGYGEHRPAVSNLLSGVLAMEMTRTDASVATFFGVHNGLAMYSVHSGGDQEQRDRWLPAMAAMDKIGAFAMTEPLGGSDVAGGMRTTARREGDTWVLNGAKKWIGNATFADYVVVWARDVDDNHVKGFVVEKGTPGFEPAKIEGKTAFRIVENAEITLTDVRVPEANRLQNINSFRDVAEILRATRAGVAWQALGVMAGAYELALDYARERQQFGRPIGGFQLVQDLLVKSLGNITASWGMLVQLARLQDAGIFRDEHSALAKAFVTSRMREVVAWSREIFGGNGILLDHDIARFFADAEAIYSFEGTREMNTLIVGKAITGQSAFV; encoded by the coding sequence ATGACCACCACCATCGAACCGCTCGAAGACCAGCTCACCGCCGACTTCTACGCCTACGAGGCGCTGCTTCCGGACGAGGAGCGCAAGATCCTCCTCAAGGCCCGCGCCCTCATGCGCGACGAGATCAAGCCGCTCGTCAACGACAACTGGGCCAAGGGCGAGTTCCCCAGGGAACTCATCACCCTGTTCCGTGAGAGCGGCCTGGCCGGTCTGTCGTACGAGGGCTACGGCGAGCACCGCCCCGCTGTCAGCAACCTCCTCAGCGGCGTGCTCGCCATGGAGATGACCCGCACCGACGCCTCCGTGGCCACCTTCTTCGGCGTCCACAACGGCCTGGCCATGTACTCCGTCCACTCGGGCGGCGACCAGGAACAGCGCGACCGCTGGCTCCCGGCCATGGCGGCCATGGACAAGATCGGCGCGTTCGCGATGACCGAGCCCCTCGGCGGTTCCGACGTCGCGGGCGGCATGCGCACCACCGCACGGCGCGAGGGCGACACCTGGGTCCTGAACGGCGCCAAGAAGTGGATCGGCAACGCGACCTTCGCCGACTACGTCGTCGTGTGGGCGCGGGACGTCGACGACAACCACGTCAAGGGCTTCGTCGTCGAGAAGGGCACGCCCGGCTTCGAACCGGCGAAGATCGAGGGCAAGACCGCCTTCCGGATCGTCGAGAACGCCGAGATCACCCTGACCGACGTCCGGGTACCGGAGGCGAACCGCCTGCAGAACATCAACTCCTTCCGCGACGTCGCCGAGATCCTGCGCGCGACCCGTGCCGGGGTGGCCTGGCAGGCCCTCGGCGTCATGGCCGGTGCCTACGAACTCGCCCTGGACTACGCCCGGGAGCGTCAGCAGTTCGGCCGTCCGATCGGCGGTTTCCAGCTCGTGCAGGACCTGCTGGTGAAGAGCCTCGGCAACATCACCGCGTCCTGGGGGATGCTGGTGCAGCTCGCCCGGCTGCAGGACGCCGGCATCTTCCGCGACGAACACTCCGCCCTGGCCAAGGCGTTCGTCACCTCCCGGATGCGGGAGGTCGTGGCCTGGAGCCGTGAGATCTTCGGCGGCAACGGCATCCTGCTGGACCACGACATCGCCCGCTTCTTCGCCGACGCCGAGGCGATCTACTCCTTCGAGGGCACCCGCGAGATGAACACCCTGATCGTCGGCAAGGCGATCACGGGCCAGAGCGCCTTCGTGTAA